GGAGATCCCGCACGGCGACTACGACCTGGTCGCGTACCCGCCGGCCACGATCCTGTGGGACATCGACTCGCTCTGGTACATCCCGACCAACGGGCTGACGTACTGGGCGCCGAAGTACGGCAACTGGTACGGCAACCCGAAGGACAAGTTCGCGCTCGAACCGGCCGGCGACATCCGCAAACTGCAGACGCTGTACGACCAGCTGGTCACCACCGCCGACAAGGACAAGCGGCTCGAACTCGGGCGCCAGATCCTCAAGCTGCACGATCAGAACGTCTGGATCATCGGCACCGTCGGTACGCCGTTCCAGCCGCTGATCGCGGCCGGCGACCTGCGGAACGTACGCCCGGACGCGATCGCCAGCTTCCGTACCCACTACGAGAACGCCTCGTCGCCGGAGCAGATGTACTTCGACTCCCCGGAGAAGCACTCCTGACCCGAAGGGATCCCCTTGGCCGGCTATTTGGTCCGCCGCCTGCTGGCGATGCTGCCCACTGTCCTGCTGATCTCACTGGTGTCGTTCCTGATCATCCAGCTGCCGCCCGGCGACTTCCTGACCACGGTCGTCGCCAAACTGCAGCAGCAGGGTCAGACGGTCGGCTCCGACCAGCTCGCGGCGCTGCGCGCCCAGTACGCGCTGGACAAGTCACCACTCGAGCAGTACCTGCGGTGGATGACGAACATCGTGCTGCACGGCGATTTCGGGCAGTCGTTCCAGTACAACAAACCTGTTTCGACCCTGCTGGGTGAGCGGCTGCCGCTGACGATGGGCCTCGGTCTGGCGACCTGGCTGATCGGGTGGACGGTGGCGCTGATCGCGGGCATCTACTCGGCCGCGCGCCGGTACTCCAAGCTCGACTACGTCATCACCGCGCTGACGTTCCTCGGGCTTGCCGTACCGGGGTTCCTGATCGCGCTGACCGTGGTGTACCTGGAGTTCAAACTGTTCGGGGTGACGTTGTCGGGGATCGTCTCGCCGGAGTTCGAAGACGCGTCGTGGAATCTCGGCAAGTTGCTCGATCTGCTCAATCACCTCTGGCTGCCGGTGCTCGTACTGGCATCCGGTGGGGTCGCGGGCACGATCCGCGTCCTGCGGGCGAATCTGCTGGACGAGTTGCACAAGCCGTACGTCACCGCGGCGCGGGCGCGTGGGCTGGATGAGCGGAAACTACTGATGCGTTACCCGACGCGGGTCGCGCTCAACCCGTTCATCGCCACCATCGGGTGGACGATCCCGGCGCTGTTCGACGGCGAGGTACTGGTGGCGAGCGTGCTCGGGCTGGAGACAACCGGGCCGCTGCTGCTGAACGCGCTGAAGAGCCAGGACATGTACCTGGCCGGCGGGATCATCCTGATCGCCTGCGTGCTGACGGTGATCGGCACGCTGATTTCCGACCTGTTGCTCGCGGCCGTCGACGCGCGGGTCCGGATCGGGTACGCGGGGAGTTCCAAATGACCGTGCTGCAGACCCCTACCGCCGCTTCCCCCGACGAGGTCCCGGCCGCGGCCGAACCGACGCTTGCGCTGGCGTCCCAGCAGACGCTGATCTGGCGGCGGTTCAAACGCAACAAACTCGCCGTCGTCTCGCTGTGGATCGTCGGGTTCATCTACTTCACGGCGGCGTTCTGCGAGTTCCTCGCGCCACAGACCCAGGAGACGTACGCGTCCGATCGCGCGTACGCGCCACCGCAGTTGATGAAGGTGTCGTTCACCTCCAGTCCGCATCTGTTCGTCAACGGGTACAAGGGCACGCCCAATCCCGAGACGCTGCTCCGCGACTACACGGTCGACAAATCGCAGCGGTACGGCATCCGGTTGTTCGCGAAAGGTGATCACTACAAGCTGTGGGGGCTGATTCCGTCCGACCGGCACCTGATCGGGCCGAGTCAGCCGGGGGCGCCGTTCCATCTGCTCGGCACCGACGACCAGGGCCGCGACAATCTGTCCCGGGTGATCTACGGGACGCGGATCTCGATGTCGGTCGGGTTGATCGGTGTCAGTGCGGCCCTTGTTCTCGGCCTGTTGCTCGGCGGCATCTCCGGGTACTTCGGTGGGTTGGTCGACGGGATCGTGCAGCGGGTGATCGAGTTCTTCATGTCGATCCCGACGCTGCCGCTCTGGCTCGGCCTGGCGGCCGCGGTACCACCTGGGTGGAGCGCGTTGAAGACGTACTTCGCGATCACGCTGATCCTGTCGCTGATCGGCTGGACCGGGCTGGCACGGGTGATCCGCAGCCGGTTCCTGCAGATCCGCGGCGAGGACTTCGTACTCGCGGCCGAGCTGGACGGCGCGCGCTGGCATCGCGTCGTCGGCCGGCACATGCTGCCGGCGTTCACCAGCCACATCATCGCGTCGCTCACCCTCGCCGTACCCGGGATGATCCTCGGCGAGACCGCGCTGTCGTTCCTCGGGCTCGGCCTGCAGGCGCCGGTGGTGAGCTGGGGCGTGCTGCTCAGCGGGGCGCAGAGCATCCGGGTACTGACCGCGGCGCCCTGGCTGCTGGCCGCCGGAGCCGCGGTGGTGATCGCGGTGATGG
The genomic region above belongs to Kribbella solani and contains:
- a CDS encoding ABC transporter permease, with translation MAGYLVRRLLAMLPTVLLISLVSFLIIQLPPGDFLTTVVAKLQQQGQTVGSDQLAALRAQYALDKSPLEQYLRWMTNIVLHGDFGQSFQYNKPVSTLLGERLPLTMGLGLATWLIGWTVALIAGIYSAARRYSKLDYVITALTFLGLAVPGFLIALTVVYLEFKLFGVTLSGIVSPEFEDASWNLGKLLDLLNHLWLPVLVLASGGVAGTIRVLRANLLDELHKPYVTAARARGLDERKLLMRYPTRVALNPFIATIGWTIPALFDGEVLVASVLGLETTGPLLLNALKSQDMYLAGGIILIACVLTVIGTLISDLLLAAVDARVRIGYAGSSK
- a CDS encoding ABC transporter permease, which codes for MTVLQTPTAASPDEVPAAAEPTLALASQQTLIWRRFKRNKLAVVSLWIVGFIYFTAAFCEFLAPQTQETYASDRAYAPPQLMKVSFTSSPHLFVNGYKGTPNPETLLRDYTVDKSQRYGIRLFAKGDHYKLWGLIPSDRHLIGPSQPGAPFHLLGTDDQGRDNLSRVIYGTRISMSVGLIGVSAALVLGLLLGGISGYFGGLVDGIVQRVIEFFMSIPTLPLWLGLAAAVPPGWSALKTYFAITLILSLIGWTGLARVIRSRFLQIRGEDFVLAAELDGARWHRVVGRHMLPAFTSHIIASLTLAVPGMILGETALSFLGLGLQAPVVSWGVLLSGAQSIRVLTAAPWLLAAGAAVVIAVMALNFVGDGLRDAADPYES